One Glycine max cultivar Williams 82 chromosome 4, Glycine_max_v4.0, whole genome shotgun sequence DNA segment encodes these proteins:
- the LOC121174698 gene encoding uncharacterized protein, which translates to MQGEVAEALQYMVSPQGRKTCTFDDLVPYVEKITILSEEQERVTEPVSHGPASERQFPTQQFHMLQSSIETQGIDRRRDTVEAEEYSQQMAERGHGIYYTPQTFAEYPTQMYQYPFQGHDTDTSATQQSFGGFAETQAHFSWPTMTPSQQYHGPIPTPNAPLGTQWNVPGQIPNMGDLFGVDLRHAFFAETDEEEAGRHRGRRNPDRQARRWDRPCGTSSRHHGHQNE; encoded by the coding sequence ATGCAGGGTGAAGTTGCGGAGGCATTACAATACATGGTgtctcctcaagggaggaaAACATGCACatttgatgatctcgtgccttatgtggaaaaaattacaattttatccgaagagcaagagagagtcactgagccagtgtcacatggtcccgcatcagagcgtcaatttcccacacaacagtttcacatgcttcagtCAAGTATTGAAACTCAGGGGATAGACAGAAGAAGGGACACTGTTGAAGCGGAAGAATATTCTCAACAAATGGCggagcgtggccatggaatATATTACACGCCACAAACATTTGCTGAGTATCCgacacagatgtatcagtatccttttcaGGGTCATGACACTGATACTTCTGCAACCCAACAATCGTTCGGTGGTTTTGCGGAAACACaagctcatttttcatggcccacAATGACCCCTTCACAGCAATATCATGggccaattccaacacctaatgccccGTTAGGAACACAATGGAATGTACCGGGACAAATACCTAATATGGGTGACTTATtcggtgttgatttgcgtcacgCATTTTTTGCGGAGACCGACGAAGAAGAAGCGGGGAGGCATCGgggcagaagaaatcctgatcgccaagcacgaagatgggatcgaccatgtggcacatcctcacggCATCACGGACACCAAAATGAATGA